A window of Streptomyces sp. SAI-127 contains these coding sequences:
- a CDS encoding enolase C-terminal domain-like protein: MSSLVPASARITALDVLDVRFPTSEHLDGSDAMNPEPDYSAAYVVLRTDAGDGLEGHALAFTTGRGNDVQAAAVAALAPHVVGRSVEAVCGDLGAFSRSLVHDPQLRWLGPEKGAIHMATGAVVNAAWDLAAKRAGRPVWRFLGEMSPEELVAQVDFRWLSDALTPEEALEILRRAEPGREQRISRLLDQGYPAYTTTPGWLGYSDEKLARLAREAVADGFTQIKLKVGASLEDDVRRMRTARETVGYSIRIAVDANQRWDVQPAIDWMRALAPYDPYWIEEPTSPDDILGHAAVRRAVSPIKVATGEHIANRVVFKQLLQAGAVDIVQIDSARVGGVNENVAILLLAAKFGVPVCPHAGGVGLCEMVQHLSMFDYVAVSGTTEDRVIEYVDHLHEHFVDPVRIADGHYLAPTEPGLSAQMHPESLKEYTYPDGPVWSARV, encoded by the coding sequence ATGTCCTCCCTCGTGCCCGCCTCCGCCCGCATCACCGCCCTGGACGTCCTCGACGTGCGCTTCCCGACGTCCGAGCACCTGGACGGGTCGGACGCGATGAACCCCGAACCGGACTACTCCGCCGCCTACGTCGTTCTGCGCACCGACGCCGGCGACGGTCTGGAGGGCCACGCCCTCGCCTTCACCACCGGCCGCGGCAACGACGTCCAGGCCGCCGCCGTCGCCGCCCTCGCCCCGCACGTGGTCGGCCGCTCGGTCGAGGCGGTCTGCGGCGACCTCGGCGCGTTCTCCCGCTCTCTGGTCCACGACCCCCAACTGCGCTGGCTGGGCCCGGAGAAGGGCGCCATCCACATGGCCACCGGCGCCGTGGTCAACGCCGCCTGGGACCTGGCCGCCAAGCGCGCGGGCCGGCCCGTCTGGCGCTTCCTCGGCGAGATGTCACCGGAGGAGCTGGTCGCCCAGGTCGACTTCCGCTGGCTCAGCGACGCTCTCACCCCGGAGGAGGCCCTGGAGATCCTGCGCCGCGCCGAACCGGGCCGCGAACAGCGCATCAGCCGGCTGCTCGACCAGGGCTACCCCGCTTACACCACCACCCCCGGCTGGCTCGGCTACTCCGACGAGAAACTGGCCCGCCTCGCCCGCGAAGCCGTCGCGGACGGCTTCACCCAGATCAAGCTGAAGGTCGGTGCGTCACTGGAGGACGACGTACGGCGCATGCGCACCGCCCGCGAGACGGTCGGCTACTCCATCCGCATCGCGGTGGACGCCAACCAGAGATGGGACGTCCAGCCCGCGATCGACTGGATGCGCGCCCTGGCACCGTACGACCCGTACTGGATCGAGGAACCCACCTCCCCCGACGACATCCTCGGCCACGCCGCCGTACGCAGGGCCGTCAGCCCCATCAAGGTCGCCACCGGCGAGCACATCGCCAACCGGGTCGTCTTCAAGCAGCTCCTCCAGGCCGGGGCGGTCGACATCGTGCAGATCGACTCCGCCCGGGTGGGCGGCGTCAACGAGAACGTCGCGATCCTGCTGCTCGCCGCGAAGTTCGGTGTGCCGGTCTGCCCGCACGCCGGAGGGGTGGGCCTGTGCGAGATGGTCCAGCACCTGTCGATGTTCGACTACGTCGCCGTCTCCGGCACCACCGAAGACCGTGTCATCGAGTACGTCGACCATCTGCACGAGCACTTCGTCGACCCGGTGCGCATCGCCGACGGCCACTACCTCGCGCCGACCGAACCCGGACTCAGCGCGCAGATGCACCCGGAGTCCCTGAAGGAGTACACATACCCGGACGGCC
- a CDS encoding ABC transporter permease codes for MPETVLADTAAPTETEAQRTRLLGGRIPLARLRDLALVPAIVVIAVVGQIVNPVFLQADNLVNVLQTMSEMALLVLAQAMILIVRKMDLSLESTMGLAPGVAAWLVVPTGAGHGLGLLPGVWSIPVTLAVGVLVGVLNALLIIRFGLNGFIVTLGMLIVLRGVLTGISGGQTFFQLPDSMLYLGTAEWFGVPASIWICLMLFAAAIVVLGWTSFGRSLYAIGGNVDAAKAAGIRTDRVLWIVIVTGSVLAALAGLMLSGRLASVASAQGNGYIFTVFAAAVIGGISLNGGKGTMFGAFCGILLLFLIQNVLTLGGVPAQWIGALNGLIILVALAISRITGGKVQE; via the coding sequence ATGCCTGAGACCGTCCTCGCGGACACCGCCGCCCCCACGGAAACGGAGGCGCAGCGGACCAGGCTGCTCGGCGGCCGGATACCCCTGGCGCGCCTGCGCGATCTCGCGCTCGTCCCTGCCATCGTGGTCATCGCGGTCGTCGGCCAGATCGTCAACCCGGTCTTCCTCCAGGCCGACAACCTCGTCAACGTCCTGCAGACCATGTCCGAGATGGCCCTGCTGGTCCTCGCCCAGGCGATGATCCTGATCGTCAGGAAGATGGACCTGTCCCTCGAGTCCACGATGGGCCTCGCGCCCGGTGTCGCGGCCTGGCTGGTCGTGCCGACCGGCGCGGGACACGGTCTCGGGCTGCTGCCCGGTGTCTGGTCGATCCCGGTCACGCTCGCCGTGGGCGTACTCGTCGGCGTGCTCAACGCCCTGCTGATCATCCGGTTCGGCCTCAACGGCTTCATCGTGACCCTCGGCATGCTGATCGTGCTGCGCGGCGTCCTCACGGGCATCTCCGGCGGTCAGACGTTCTTCCAGCTGCCGGACTCGATGCTCTACCTCGGCACTGCCGAATGGTTCGGTGTGCCGGCCTCGATCTGGATCTGTCTGATGCTGTTCGCCGCCGCGATCGTGGTGCTCGGATGGACCAGCTTCGGCCGTTCGCTCTACGCCATCGGAGGCAACGTCGACGCGGCGAAGGCGGCCGGCATCCGCACCGACCGGGTGCTGTGGATCGTCATCGTCACCGGCAGCGTGCTCGCCGCGCTCGCCGGACTGATGCTCTCCGGACGGCTGGCCTCCGTCGCCTCGGCCCAGGGCAACGGCTACATCTTCACCGTGTTCGCCGCCGCCGTCATCGGCGGGATCAGCCTCAACGGCGGCAAGGGCACCATGTTCGGGGCGTTCTGCGGCATCCTGCTGCTCTTCCTGATCCAGAACGTGCTCACCCTGGGCGGTGTACCCGCGCAGTGGATCGGCGCCCTCAACGGCCTGATCATCCTGGTCGCCCTCGCCATCTCCCGCATCACGGGCGGCAAGGTCCAGGAGTGA
- a CDS encoding sugar ABC transporter ATP-binding protein, with the protein MSDGQRAVTPAPDPASHGRIPTGPPVVEATGIVKRFGPTVALNGARITIRPGETHALVGRNGAGKSTLVSVLTGLQAPDEGTVTFGGEPAPRPADRNTWRQRVACVYQKSTIIPTLTVAENLFLHRHDHGPSRLISWRGTRRRARDLLATWSVDVDPQTPAGELSVEQRQFVEIARALSFGARFIILDEPTAQLDGAAINRLFERIRDLQRQGVTFLFISHHLQEVYEICDMVTVFRDARHIVTAPVAELPRTELVAAMTGEAAADRQGERASTLTSGATAALSVRALRGDAYDDVSLQVGTGEIVGLAGAAGSGRTEVAETVVGLRAPAAGEVEIAGRRPRPGSVPAALAAGAGFVPQDRHHQGLVPDMSIADNATLSVPKRLGSNGFLSRSRRDRLAEGMIEYLAIKTPGPELPVSALSGGNQQKVVMARALANDPRLLVLINPTAGVDVRSKEFLLGKVEETARTGTGVLIASDELDDLRMCDRVLVMFQGRVTSEVARGWHDHDLVAAMEGVDLHA; encoded by the coding sequence ATGAGCGACGGGCAACGAGCGGTCACTCCCGCGCCCGACCCGGCGAGCCACGGACGGATCCCGACGGGGCCACCCGTCGTCGAGGCGACGGGCATCGTCAAACGATTCGGTCCGACGGTGGCCCTGAACGGCGCCCGGATCACCATCAGGCCCGGGGAGACCCACGCGCTCGTCGGCCGCAACGGAGCCGGCAAGTCGACCCTGGTGTCCGTCCTCACCGGCCTCCAGGCCCCCGACGAGGGAACGGTCACCTTCGGCGGCGAGCCCGCCCCACGGCCCGCCGACCGGAACACCTGGCGGCAACGCGTGGCCTGCGTCTACCAGAAGTCGACGATCATCCCGACGCTGACCGTCGCCGAGAACCTCTTCCTGCACCGGCACGACCACGGGCCCAGCCGGCTCATCAGCTGGCGGGGCACCCGTCGCCGCGCCCGGGACCTGCTGGCGACCTGGTCGGTGGACGTCGACCCGCAGACCCCCGCGGGCGAACTGAGCGTCGAACAGCGGCAGTTCGTCGAGATCGCCCGGGCACTGTCCTTCGGGGCGCGGTTCATCATCCTCGACGAGCCGACCGCCCAGCTCGACGGGGCGGCGATCAACCGTCTCTTCGAGCGCATCCGCGACCTGCAACGGCAGGGCGTCACGTTCCTGTTCATCAGTCACCATCTCCAGGAGGTCTACGAGATCTGCGACATGGTGACGGTCTTCCGCGACGCCCGGCACATCGTCACGGCGCCGGTGGCGGAACTCCCTCGCACCGAGCTGGTCGCCGCGATGACCGGCGAGGCGGCGGCCGACCGGCAAGGGGAACGGGCGAGCACCCTCACCTCCGGCGCCACGGCCGCGCTGAGCGTCCGTGCTCTGCGAGGCGACGCGTACGACGACGTGAGCCTCCAGGTCGGGACCGGCGAGATCGTCGGCCTCGCGGGCGCCGCCGGCAGCGGACGTACCGAGGTCGCCGAGACCGTCGTGGGGCTGCGGGCGCCAGCGGCGGGCGAGGTGGAGATCGCCGGGCGGCGGCCTCGGCCGGGCAGTGTGCCCGCGGCGCTCGCCGCCGGTGCCGGGTTCGTCCCGCAGGACCGGCACCACCAGGGCCTCGTGCCCGACATGTCCATCGCGGACAACGCCACACTGTCCGTACCGAAGCGCCTTGGCTCGAACGGGTTCCTGAGCCGCAGCCGCCGGGACCGGCTCGCCGAGGGCATGATCGAGTACCTGGCGATCAAGACCCCTGGTCCCGAACTGCCCGTCTCCGCCCTGTCCGGAGGCAATCAGCAGAAGGTCGTCATGGCCCGCGCCCTGGCGAACGACCCGCGTCTGCTGGTGCTGATCAATCCGACCGCGGGCGTGGACGTGCGCTCCAAGGAGTTCCTCCTCGGCAAGGTCGAGGAGACCGCCCGGACCGGCACCGGAGTGCTCATCGCCTCCGACGAACTCGACGACCTGCGCATGTGCGACCGGGTCCTGGTGATGTTCCAGGGCCGGGTGACCTCAGAGGTCGCCCGCGGCTGGCACGACCACGACCTCGTGGCCGCGATGGAAGGAGTGGACCTCCATGCCTGA
- a CDS encoding sugar ABC transporter substrate-binding protein, protein MRFSTALCSAVSALSALALLSACGSGSTSASSGDAPLVGVDYPRSDTDFWNSYIKYTPEYGKKLGLSLKTTNSQNDVAKLTANAQTFISQGVKGIAMAPQDTAAVAPTLAQLEAKKIPVVTVDTRPDSGNVFMVVRADNRAYGEKACQYLGTKLGGKGKVVMLEGGLDSINGRDRTEAFNDCMKKDYPGIKVLGEATNWDGAVAAQKLQTDLTAHPDIRGVYMQSSFALSGTLQLLKQKGLLVDPKDSKHVFVVSNDGIPEELRSIAAGKIDATVSQPADLYAKYALYYLKAAIDGKTFKPGRTDHDSTIIQVRDGLLEDQLSAPLVTADGGTYGGVPSVKSDDKSLWGNNLG, encoded by the coding sequence ATGAGATTCAGCACCGCCCTCTGTTCCGCCGTCTCCGCCCTGTCCGCACTGGCGCTGCTCAGCGCGTGCGGCAGCGGCTCCACGTCGGCGTCGTCCGGTGACGCGCCGCTGGTCGGCGTCGACTACCCGCGCTCCGACACCGACTTCTGGAACTCCTACATCAAGTACACGCCGGAGTACGGCAAGAAGCTCGGCCTCTCGCTCAAGACCACCAACTCGCAGAACGACGTCGCCAAACTCACCGCCAACGCACAGACGTTCATCAGTCAGGGCGTCAAGGGCATCGCCATGGCCCCGCAGGACACCGCCGCCGTCGCGCCGACCCTGGCACAGCTGGAGGCGAAGAAGATCCCGGTCGTCACCGTGGACACCCGCCCGGACAGCGGCAACGTCTTCATGGTGGTCCGCGCCGACAACCGTGCCTACGGCGAGAAGGCGTGCCAGTACCTCGGCACCAAGCTCGGCGGCAAGGGCAAGGTCGTGATGCTGGAGGGAGGTCTCGACTCCATCAACGGCCGTGACCGCACCGAGGCGTTCAACGACTGCATGAAGAAGGACTACCCCGGCATCAAAGTGCTCGGCGAGGCCACCAACTGGGACGGGGCCGTCGCCGCTCAGAAGCTGCAGACCGACCTGACCGCCCACCCGGACATCAGGGGGGTCTACATGCAGTCCAGCTTCGCCCTGTCCGGAACGCTCCAACTCCTCAAGCAGAAGGGCCTGTTGGTCGACCCGAAGGACAGCAAGCACGTCTTCGTCGTGTCGAACGACGGCATCCCCGAGGAACTCAGGTCCATCGCCGCCGGGAAGATCGACGCCACCGTCTCCCAGCCTGCCGACCTCTACGCCAAGTACGCCCTGTACTACCTCAAGGCCGCGATCGACGGAAAGACGTTCAAGCCCGGCAGGACCGACCATGACAGCACCATCATCCAGGTCCGCGACGGACTGCTGGAGGACCAGCTCTCCGCCCCGCTGGTGACTGCCGACGGCGGTACCTACGGCGGCGTGCCCAGCGTCAAGAGCGACGACAAGTCGTTGTGGGGCAACAACCTCGGCTGA
- a CDS encoding alpha-L-fucosidase, with translation MSSSMNRRQLLASATCVATAAVAGGAFGAGVAQAAPSTYTPDWNSVDQHPPAPEWFQDAKFGIYFHWGVFSVPAFGNEWYPRNMYESGNSANQHHIATYGQPSAWPYHNFINGARDLAGNTVKFAPKLKSAGGKFDPDEWVQLFVDAGARFAGPVAEHHDGFSMWDSQVNEWNSVRKGPGLDLLRLFSTAIRAKGLKLLVAMHHAYNFTGFYEFAPAQTDSSLKKLYGQLGSAAENQLWFDKLKEVIDRAQPDILWQDFNLDAVDETQRLNFLAYYYNQADSWGREVVATYKDGMNGKGEVFDYERGGPADLTTPYWLTDDSISSSSWCYTQGIGYYTTQQMLHSFLDRVSKNGNMLLNIAPMADGTIPQAQKDILLGIGDHLKRFGESVYATRAWTAYGEGPTKMGGGSFTTPHAGTAQDIRFTRNKANNVLYATVLGWPGSSLTIKTLGSDRINLSSLPSVQLLGSTAGTYIDLPTPTQNTSGLTVTLPSSAPYSAGAYVLKLTFAGTIPGLRPLAGAIAFTDVDYTGNAAVLTVGDYTAADLTAAGPGPRTLSSLRPAPGYQVIGYSGDNFTGTSWTFTAENPDLRVTGNNDQITSLKVQFNPAAYFRITNATNGLALDSGGNVASGSNLKQWTWDGSSNLQWHAEAVGGGYYRLVNRTNGMVADGWGATTDGSAARQAAWNGGTNQQWTITHRGSDRYSIANRTTGLVLDGGGNVASGSMAKQWTYGSSTNLLWTFTAL, from the coding sequence ATGTCGAGCTCGATGAACAGGCGCCAGCTCCTGGCCTCCGCAACCTGCGTGGCCACGGCGGCCGTTGCCGGAGGTGCGTTCGGTGCCGGTGTCGCCCAGGCGGCGCCCAGCACGTATACGCCCGACTGGAACTCGGTCGACCAGCACCCGCCGGCTCCGGAGTGGTTCCAGGACGCGAAGTTCGGGATCTACTTCCACTGGGGCGTCTTCAGCGTCCCCGCCTTCGGCAACGAGTGGTACCCGCGCAACATGTACGAGAGCGGGAACAGCGCCAACCAGCACCACATCGCGACCTACGGCCAGCCCTCGGCATGGCCGTACCACAACTTCATCAACGGGGCGCGGGACCTGGCGGGCAACACCGTCAAGTTCGCACCGAAGCTGAAGTCGGCCGGCGGGAAGTTCGACCCCGACGAGTGGGTGCAGCTGTTCGTCGACGCCGGAGCCAGATTCGCCGGCCCGGTGGCCGAGCACCATGACGGATTCTCCATGTGGGACAGCCAGGTCAACGAGTGGAACTCGGTGAGAAAGGGCCCGGGACTCGACCTGCTGCGGCTGTTCTCCACGGCTATCCGCGCCAAGGGCCTCAAGCTGCTGGTGGCCATGCACCACGCGTACAACTTCACCGGCTTCTACGAGTTCGCCCCCGCCCAGACGGACAGCAGCCTCAAGAAGCTCTACGGGCAGCTGGGTTCGGCCGCGGAGAACCAGCTCTGGTTCGACAAACTGAAGGAGGTCATCGACCGCGCCCAGCCCGACATCCTGTGGCAGGACTTCAATCTGGACGCCGTCGACGAGACACAGCGCCTGAACTTCCTGGCGTACTACTACAACCAGGCAGACAGCTGGGGCCGCGAGGTCGTCGCCACGTACAAGGACGGCATGAACGGCAAGGGCGAGGTCTTCGACTACGAGCGCGGCGGGCCGGCCGACCTCACCACCCCGTACTGGCTCACCGACGACAGCATCTCCAGCTCCAGCTGGTGCTACACCCAGGGCATCGGCTACTACACCACCCAGCAGATGCTGCACTCGTTCCTCGACCGGGTCAGCAAGAACGGCAACATGCTGCTGAACATCGCACCGATGGCCGACGGCACCATCCCGCAGGCGCAGAAGGACATCCTGCTCGGTATCGGAGACCACCTGAAGCGCTTCGGCGAGTCGGTGTACGCGACCCGCGCCTGGACGGCGTACGGCGAGGGGCCGACGAAGATGGGCGGCGGCTCGTTCACCACTCCGCACGCGGGCACCGCGCAGGACATCCGCTTCACCCGCAACAAGGCGAACAACGTCCTCTACGCCACGGTCCTGGGCTGGCCCGGCAGCTCGCTGACGATCAAGACCCTCGGCTCGGACCGGATCAACCTCTCCTCGCTGCCCTCGGTGCAGCTCCTCGGCTCCACCGCCGGCACCTATATCGACCTGCCCACACCGACCCAGAACACCTCCGGCCTCACCGTCACCCTGCCGTCCTCGGCGCCGTACAGCGCGGGCGCCTACGTCCTGAAGCTCACCTTCGCCGGCACGATCCCGGGCCTGCGGCCGCTCGCCGGCGCCATCGCCTTCACGGACGTCGACTACACCGGCAACGCCGCCGTCCTCACCGTCGGCGACTACACCGCGGCCGACCTGACCGCGGCCGGACCGGGCCCCCGTACCCTCTCCTCCCTCCGGCCGGCCCCCGGCTACCAGGTGATCGGCTACTCCGGAGACAACTTCACCGGCACCTCCTGGACCTTCACCGCCGAGAACCCCGACCTCAGAGTCACCGGCAACAACGACCAGATCACCTCGCTGAAGGTCCAGTTCAACCCGGCGGCGTACTTCCGGATCACCAACGCCACCAACGGCCTCGCCCTGGACAGCGGCGGCAACGTCGCCTCCGGCTCCAACCTCAAGCAGTGGACCTGGGACGGCAGTTCGAACCTGCAGTGGCATGCGGAAGCTGTCGGAGGCGGCTACTACAGGCTGGTCAACCGCACGAACGGCATGGTCGCCGACGGCTGGGGCGCCACCACCGACGGCTCCGCCGCCCGGCAGGCCGCCTGGAACGGCGGCACCAACCAGCAGTGGACGATCACCCACCGGGGCAGCGACCGCTACTCGATAGCCAACCGCACCACCGGCCTCGTCCTGGACGGCGGCGGCAACGTGGCCTCGGGCTCCATGGCCAAGCAGTGGACCTACGGCAGCAGCACCAACCTGCTGTGGACCTTCACCGCGCTGTAG
- a CDS encoding SpoIIE family protein phosphatase, translating into MAGKQNAPAAALVVGPDGVVSGWSESGRLLLGWTAKEAVGRPVTDLLAAPPPPGFPESHVGAPDHTGLVSLRHRDGSTVDVSVSAHPLFGADGRALGHAVTVQRWERRPVIADLAFEQSPFALGVYDPELRFLWINASSGRVIAHSEEQVLGRKYRELFPEFDRELFPERDDKPYTDQLAEVARTGKPARLITVFRPLGSNYANAWATSIWPVRDAEGRVRAVANWGFDMSAEYWARQRLLMLNEASRGIGRTLDVIGTAQELARTSVPRFVDLVTVDLFDEVLRGEEPPLSPASASGSASGEAVALSRAARHSAKDDTDRDDTDRAPGSPMPVSHAPGSVAARCMTTGRSTVQLAAEPGEGGEWAFGPGLAADPAHWPPGNPLIDESIAAEGLTGRITVPLRARGALLGVVTFARSDRPEAFTADDLILAEELTAKAAVAIDNARRYSRERTTALTLQRSLLLQQLPSQEAVEVASRYLPGGTGAEVGGDWFDVIPLSGARVALVVGDVVGHGLHASASMGRLRTAVRTLADVDLPPDELLTHLDDLVIHLANDLQPAGRFQPTGEFGATCLYTVYDPVSRRFTLASAGHPPPLIVSPDGTRTPAPAQPGPPLGIGGLPFEATELELPEGSLLALYTDGLVASRERDVDQGTAELLRVLNQSATSLEGLCDTVLDTLLPERRTDDAALLLARTHALDPQHVVDWDIEPDPAQVPRARKSALDQLEAWGLEETSFVTELVVSELVTNAIRYGEPPIRLRLIRDASLICEVSDASNTAPHLRRARAFDEGGRGLLLVAQLTQGWGTRHTTDGKTIWCAQTLPEP; encoded by the coding sequence ATGGCAGGCAAGCAGAACGCCCCCGCTGCCGCGCTGGTAGTGGGCCCGGACGGCGTGGTGAGCGGCTGGAGCGAAAGCGGGCGGCTGTTGCTGGGCTGGACGGCGAAGGAGGCCGTCGGGCGCCCCGTGACCGACCTGCTGGCCGCTCCCCCGCCACCCGGCTTCCCCGAGAGTCACGTCGGCGCCCCCGATCACACGGGGCTCGTCTCCCTGCGGCACCGGGACGGTTCCACGGTGGACGTCTCGGTGTCGGCGCACCCGCTCTTCGGCGCCGACGGCCGGGCACTGGGCCACGCGGTGACCGTCCAACGCTGGGAGCGACGCCCGGTGATCGCCGACCTGGCCTTCGAGCAGAGCCCCTTCGCTCTGGGCGTCTACGACCCTGAGCTGCGGTTTCTGTGGATCAACGCGTCCTCGGGCCGGGTGATCGCGCACTCCGAGGAGCAAGTGCTCGGTAGGAAGTACCGCGAGCTGTTTCCCGAATTCGACCGCGAACTGTTCCCCGAGAGGGACGACAAGCCCTACACCGACCAACTCGCCGAGGTGGCGAGGACGGGCAAGCCCGCGCGTCTCATCACCGTCTTCCGGCCGCTGGGCAGTAACTACGCCAACGCCTGGGCCACCAGCATCTGGCCCGTCCGGGATGCCGAGGGCAGGGTCCGCGCGGTCGCCAACTGGGGATTCGACATGAGCGCGGAGTACTGGGCCAGGCAGCGCCTGCTCATGCTCAACGAGGCCAGCCGCGGCATCGGCCGGACACTCGACGTGATCGGCACCGCTCAGGAACTGGCCAGGACCTCCGTGCCGAGATTCGTCGACCTCGTCACCGTCGATCTCTTCGACGAGGTGCTGCGCGGAGAGGAACCGCCCCTTTCCCCCGCGTCTGCCTCCGGCTCCGCCTCCGGGGAAGCCGTCGCGCTCAGCCGCGCCGCCCGGCACAGCGCGAAGGATGACACGGACCGGGATGACACGGACCGGGCTCCGGGGTCCCCGATGCCGGTCAGTCATGCCCCCGGTTCCGTCGCCGCCCGCTGCATGACCACCGGCAGGTCCACGGTTCAGCTCGCCGCCGAACCGGGCGAGGGCGGCGAGTGGGCCTTCGGGCCCGGGCTCGCCGCCGACCCGGCCCACTGGCCGCCGGGCAACCCGTTGATCGACGAGTCGATCGCCGCGGAGGGGCTCACCGGCCGGATCACCGTGCCGCTCCGGGCCCGCGGCGCGCTGCTCGGCGTCGTCACGTTCGCCCGCAGCGACCGTCCCGAGGCCTTCACCGCCGACGACCTGATCCTCGCCGAAGAGCTGACCGCCAAGGCAGCCGTCGCCATCGACAACGCCCGCCGGTACTCGCGCGAGCGCACGACCGCGCTGACCCTGCAACGCAGTCTGCTGCTCCAGCAGCTGCCGAGCCAGGAGGCCGTGGAGGTGGCATCCCGCTACCTGCCCGGCGGGACGGGCGCGGAAGTGGGTGGTGACTGGTTCGACGTCATTCCGCTCTCCGGCGCCCGGGTCGCCCTGGTCGTCGGCGACGTGGTCGGTCACGGCCTGCACGCCTCGGCCAGCATGGGCCGGTTGCGCACAGCGGTCCGCACGCTCGCCGACGTGGACCTGCCGCCGGACGAGTTGCTGACCCACCTGGACGACCTGGTCATCCACCTCGCCAATGACCTCCAGCCCGCCGGCCGCTTCCAGCCGACCGGTGAGTTCGGGGCCACCTGCCTGTACACCGTCTACGACCCGGTCTCCCGCCGCTTCACACTGGCGAGCGCGGGTCATCCACCGCCGCTGATCGTCTCCCCGGACGGCACCAGGACCCCCGCACCCGCGCAGCCGGGACCACCGCTCGGCATCGGTGGGCTGCCGTTCGAGGCCACGGAACTCGAACTGCCCGAAGGCAGCCTGCTCGCCCTCTACACCGACGGACTGGTGGCGAGCCGCGAGCGCGACGTCGACCAGGGGACGGCCGAACTGCTGCGGGTCCTGAACCAGTCGGCCACCTCACTGGAGGGCCTCTGCGACACGGTGCTGGACACCCTGCTTCCCGAACGCCGCACCGACGACGCCGCCCTGCTGCTCGCGCGCACTCACGCGCTGGATCCCCAGCACGTCGTCGACTGGGACATCGAACCCGACCCCGCGCAGGTGCCGCGCGCCAGGAAGTCCGCCCTCGACCAGCTGGAGGCCTGGGGCCTGGAGGAGACGTCGTTCGTCACGGAACTGGTGGTCAGCGAGCTGGTCACCAACGCCATCAGATACGGCGAGCCCCCGATCAGGCTACGGCTGATTCGCGACGCCTCCCTGATCTGCGAGGTCTCCGACGCCAGCAACACCGCACCGCACCTGCGCCGGGCGCGCGCCTTCGACGAGGGCGGCCGGGGCCTGCTGCTCGTCGCCCAGCTCACCCAGGGATGGGGCACCCGGCACACCACCGACGGCAAGACGATCTGGTGCGCACAGACGCTCCCCGAGCCCTAG